The following are from one region of the Coccinella septempunctata chromosome 7, icCocSept1.1, whole genome shotgun sequence genome:
- the LOC123318024 gene encoding uncharacterized protein LOC123318024 isoform X2 translates to MSVDNPEVSEEDIEIFDIVINSFTGSRYEIKVTSVDTVQNIKETLDKAWNIPESESILIFNEQELKDQEVLSDIGIQNGSSLYLVLKMAGGPISIGGKIYSAGVKNLKDAVERTKKTLGKKYSAGCRVLVLLYKDQEGNHNIMKVFDENESDKVTPEDEIEDPFKCQRHLTPTSKSAWKQDMHSQQVSKEDLDILESLHEEMRMKLKVTEVRKQMKEAAERRKLRKLLRDIKMNKKLFKDENSSCEGSSYIKLVDNPCLKGNKEYSDFMKYYNDKWCHAPDKSYEQLNSRIDQTKRYQSLMAVQNEQQSLREGNVNRSHYILMKRPLQDSRTKLSGEYEHNKRDEDKSLASTLGESNFAVDEILQQSLNDVSTNPTSSTLSDYGSYVSKPSLEAGNRRRLTARPNHRSAMFQAEKPAFLGTREICREPTKILGRSSPSSPIWQQTSTSLSASPYDAGYRRMTSVEDEGLVTDLDDPEVPERTRHVRELPPVVVERRNKCAVCNRRLNIVNRFDCRCGKIYCPQHRYAESHNCNFDYREKGRETITKQNPRIVGEKIKKI, encoded by the exons ATGTCGGTAGATAATCCAGAAGTGTCTGAAGAAgatatcgaaattttcgatatagtTATCAACAGCTTCACAGGCAGTAGGTACGAAATCAAGGTGACATCTGTTGATACTGTTCAAAATATCAAAGAAACATTGGATAAAGCTTGGAATATACCAGAATCAGAAAGTATACTAATTTTTAATGAACAAGAGTTGAAAGACCAAGAGGTCCTTAGTGATATTGGCATCCAAAATGGTTCTAGCCTTTATTTGGTGTTGAAGATGGCTGGAGGGCCTATAAGCATTGGGGGGAAAATATACAGTGCAGGTGTGAAGAATTTGAAGGATGCAGTTGAGCGAACAAA GAAGACCCTAGGCAAGAAGTACTCAGCAGGATGTAGAGTTCTTGTGCTACTCTACAAAGATCAAGAAGGTAATCATAATATCATGAAGGTTTTTGATGAGAATGAGAGTGACAAAGTGACGCCTGAAGATGAAATTGAGGATCCTTTTAAATGCCAAAGACACTTGACTCCCACTTCCAAGTCTGCATGGAAGCAGGACATGCATTCCCAGCAAGTTTCCAAAGAAGATCTAGATATCCTGGAATCATTGCATGAGGAGATGAGGATGAAATTGAAAGTCACAGAAGTTAGGAAACAGATGAAAGAAGCAGCTGAGCGGAGGAAGTTGAGAAAACTACTTAGagacatcaaaatgaataaaaaattattcaaggatGAAAATTCATCATGCGAAGGAAGCTCTTATATAAAATTGGTGGATAATCCATGCTTAAAAGGAAACAAAGAGTACTCTGATTTCATGAAATACTACAATGATAAGTGGTGTCATGCCCCTGATAAGAGTTATGAGCAGCTCAACTCAAGAATTGATCAAACTAAAAGATACCAGTCGCTTATGGCTGTCCAGAATGAACAACAATCTTTGAGG GAAGGAAACGTTAACAGGAGTCACTATATCCTCATGAAAAGACCCCTACAGGACTCGAGGACCAAACTTTCTGGAGAGTACGAGCACAATAAACGTGATGAGGATAAAAGTCTAGCTTCCACATTGGGAGAATCGAACTTTGCGGTAGACGAGATATTGCAACAGTCTTTGAACGATGTTTCTACTAATCCTACGTCGTCCACCCTCAGCGACTATGGGTCTTACGTGTCTAAACCTAGCCTAGAAGCTGGCAATAGACGTAGGTTGACCGCTAGGCCAAATCACCGTAGCGCCATGTTCCAAGCTGAAAAACCCGCGTTCTTGGGCACGAGAGAAATATGCAGAGAACCTACCAAGATTTTGGGCCGCTCCTCGCCCTCGTCGCCAATTTGGCAACAAACTTCAACATCTTTGAGCGCTTCGCCTTACGATGCGGGTTATCGGCGAATGACGTCGGTGGAGGATGAAGGTCTAGTGACGGATCTGGACGATCCAGAAGTGCCTGAAAGAACCAGGCACGTCAGGGAGTTGCCTCCTGTCGTGGTGGAGAGGAGGAATAAGTGCGCTGTTTGTAACAGAAGGCTGAACATCGTGAATAGATTCGATTGTAG GTGTGGTAAAATATATTGCCCCCAACACAGGTATGCCGAATCGCATAACTGCAATTTTGATTACAGGGAGAAAGGAAGAGAAACAATAACTAAACAAAATCCACGGATAGTaggtgaaaaaattaaaaaaatatga
- the LOC123318024 gene encoding uncharacterized protein LOC123318024 isoform X3: MQLSEQIGFRKTLGKKYSAGCRVLVLLYKDQEGNHNIMKVFDENESDKVTPEDEIEDPFKCQRHLTPTSKSAWKQDMHSQQVSKEDLDILESLHEEMRMKLKVTEVRKQMKEAAERRKLRKLLRDIKMNKKLFKDENSSCEGSSYIKLVDNPCLKGNKEYSDFMKYYNDKWCHAPDKSYEQLNSRIDQTKRYQSLMAVQNEQQSLRHLFQEGNVNRSHYILMKRPLQDSRTKLSGEYEHNKRDEDKSLASTLGESNFAVDEILQQSLNDVSTNPTSSTLSDYGSYVSKPSLEAGNRRRLTARPNHRSAMFQAEKPAFLGTREICREPTKILGRSSPSSPIWQQTSTSLSASPYDAGYRRMTSVEDEGLVTDLDDPEVPERTRHVRELPPVVVERRNKCAVCNRRLNIVNRFDCRCGKIYCPQHRYAESHNCNFDYREKGRETITKQNPRIVGEKIKKI, encoded by the exons ATGCAGTTGAGCGAACAAA TTGGTTTCAGGAAGACCCTAGGCAAGAAGTACTCAGCAGGATGTAGAGTTCTTGTGCTACTCTACAAAGATCAAGAAGGTAATCATAATATCATGAAGGTTTTTGATGAGAATGAGAGTGACAAAGTGACGCCTGAAGATGAAATTGAGGATCCTTTTAAATGCCAAAGACACTTGACTCCCACTTCCAAGTCTGCATGGAAGCAGGACATGCATTCCCAGCAAGTTTCCAAAGAAGATCTAGATATCCTGGAATCATTGCATGAGGAGATGAGGATGAAATTGAAAGTCACAGAAGTTAGGAAACAGATGAAAGAAGCAGCTGAGCGGAGGAAGTTGAGAAAACTACTTAGagacatcaaaatgaataaaaaattattcaaggatGAAAATTCATCATGCGAAGGAAGCTCTTATATAAAATTGGTGGATAATCCATGCTTAAAAGGAAACAAAGAGTACTCTGATTTCATGAAATACTACAATGATAAGTGGTGTCATGCCCCTGATAAGAGTTATGAGCAGCTCAACTCAAGAATTGATCAAACTAAAAGATACCAGTCGCTTATGGCTGTCCAGAATGAACAACAATCTTTGAGG cATTTATTTCAGGAAGGAAACGTTAACAGGAGTCACTATATCCTCATGAAAAGACCCCTACAGGACTCGAGGACCAAACTTTCTGGAGAGTACGAGCACAATAAACGTGATGAGGATAAAAGTCTAGCTTCCACATTGGGAGAATCGAACTTTGCGGTAGACGAGATATTGCAACAGTCTTTGAACGATGTTTCTACTAATCCTACGTCGTCCACCCTCAGCGACTATGGGTCTTACGTGTCTAAACCTAGCCTAGAAGCTGGCAATAGACGTAGGTTGACCGCTAGGCCAAATCACCGTAGCGCCATGTTCCAAGCTGAAAAACCCGCGTTCTTGGGCACGAGAGAAATATGCAGAGAACCTACCAAGATTTTGGGCCGCTCCTCGCCCTCGTCGCCAATTTGGCAACAAACTTCAACATCTTTGAGCGCTTCGCCTTACGATGCGGGTTATCGGCGAATGACGTCGGTGGAGGATGAAGGTCTAGTGACGGATCTGGACGATCCAGAAGTGCCTGAAAGAACCAGGCACGTCAGGGAGTTGCCTCCTGTCGTGGTGGAGAGGAGGAATAAGTGCGCTGTTTGTAACAGAAGGCTGAACATCGTGAATAGATTCGATTGTAG GTGTGGTAAAATATATTGCCCCCAACACAGGTATGCCGAATCGCATAACTGCAATTTTGATTACAGGGAGAAAGGAAGAGAAACAATAACTAAACAAAATCCACGGATAGTaggtgaaaaaattaaaaaaatatga
- the LOC123316400 gene encoding inositol polyphosphate multikinase yields the protein MGKSEYLSDPVKKEKLCSAISMLSVSCNGAKPVHSPQARLSPPAIPEDMEVFGNQVAGHSWSPNTIGMLKHENTILKPINNRKSACGEREIHFYETVANSEDRDLADLKELIPKYYGTREVMTNGEPIKCIVLEDLTADFDEPCIMDIKIGRRTWDPEASYEKIAKEESKFTECKRELGFCIPGFQVHKISNNELVKFNKDYGKNLNKETISEALKIFLNGETRFCRSLLMQILAPLWRIQKWARTQRRFQLYSSSILIAYDSKRLKECLKHNLEEPLKPALKLTRSHSLYRPLSLAVLNNFTDKIPTGFSGQLTKEGPILTPTSRKRNCFDLLPFRRKSNNVWQQSFHNLKRTHSFQNNYDKDVQNRKKSYTDILEDLSCEHKSELWVTVKMIDFAHVYPAKNCDLDRNYLQGIENLVKVLEEFLVDSE from the exons ATGGGAAAATCTGAGTATTTATCCGACCCAGTGAAAAAGGAGAAATTGTGTAGTGCTATCAGTATGTTGTCAGTGTCTTGCAACGGGGCTAAGCCGGTCCATTCACCGCAGGCGAGACTCAGTCCACCGGCTATACCGGAAGATATGGAGGTGTTTGGTAATCAAGTGGCGGGACACTCGTGGTCTCCGAACACTATAG GAATGCTTAAACACGAGAACACCATCCTGAAGCCGATCAACAACCGAAAATCGGCTTGCGGAGAGCGAGAGATACATTTTTATGAAACGGTGGCTAATTCGGAAGACAGAGATCTGGCTGACCTCAAAGAGTTGATACCAAAGTACTACGGTACCAGGGAGGTAATGACTAACGGGGAACCGATTAAGTGCATTGTTCTGGAAGATCTGACGGCCGATTTTGACGAGCCCTGTATAATGGACATCAAGATCGGCAGGAGGACCTGGGATCCTGAAGCTAGTTACGAGAAGATAGCCAAAGAGGAG TCGAAATTCACGGAGTGCAAAAGGGAACTAGGCTTCTGTATTCCCGGATTTCAGGTGCACAAAATCAGCAACAACGAACTGGTCAAGTTCAACAAGGACTACGGGAAGAATCTCAACAAGGAAACCATATCAGAAG CACTAAAAATCTTCTTGAACGGCGAGACGCGGTTCTGCCGGAGCCTGCTGATGCAAATTCTGGCACCATTGTGGCGTATTCAGAAATGGGCTAGGACGCAGAGGCGTTTCCAGCTCTACTCCTCGTCCATACTGATCGCCTACGACTCCAAAAGACTGAAAGAATGCCTTAAACATAATCTAGAGGAGCCTCTCAAGCCGGCGCTTAAGCTGACCAGGTCGCACAGCCTGTACAGGCCGCTGAGCTTGGCAGTGCTCAACAATTTCACCGACAAGATCCCTACAG GATTCAGCGGCCAGCTGACCAAGGAAGGGCCAATCTTGACGCCTACCTCGCGCAAAAGGAACTGCTTCGACCTGTTACCGTTCCGTAGAAAGAGCAACAACGTGTGGCAGCAGTCCTTCCACAATCTCAAAAGAACACATTCCTTCCAGAACAATTACGACAAAGACGTCCAAAACCGTAAGAAATCGTACACGGACATATTGGAGGACCTCAGCTGCGAGCACAAGTCCGAGCTTTGGGTAACTGTGAAGATGATAGACTTCGCTCACGTCTATCCCGCCAAAAATTGTGATTTGGATAGAAATTATCTGCAGGGTATCGAGAATCTAGTTAAAGTATTAGAGGAATTTTTAGTTGACAGTGAATGA
- the LOC123318024 gene encoding uncharacterized protein LOC123318024 isoform X1, whose translation MSVDNPEVSEEDIEIFDIVINSFTGSRYEIKVTSVDTVQNIKETLDKAWNIPESESILIFNEQELKDQEVLSDIGIQNGSSLYLVLKMAGGPISIGGKIYSAGVKNLKDAVERTKKTLGKKYSAGCRVLVLLYKDQEGNHNIMKVFDENESDKVTPEDEIEDPFKCQRHLTPTSKSAWKQDMHSQQVSKEDLDILESLHEEMRMKLKVTEVRKQMKEAAERRKLRKLLRDIKMNKKLFKDENSSCEGSSYIKLVDNPCLKGNKEYSDFMKYYNDKWCHAPDKSYEQLNSRIDQTKRYQSLMAVQNEQQSLRHLFQEGNVNRSHYILMKRPLQDSRTKLSGEYEHNKRDEDKSLASTLGESNFAVDEILQQSLNDVSTNPTSSTLSDYGSYVSKPSLEAGNRRRLTARPNHRSAMFQAEKPAFLGTREICREPTKILGRSSPSSPIWQQTSTSLSASPYDAGYRRMTSVEDEGLVTDLDDPEVPERTRHVRELPPVVVERRNKCAVCNRRLNIVNRFDCRCGKIYCPQHRYAESHNCNFDYREKGRETITKQNPRIVGEKIKKI comes from the exons ATGTCGGTAGATAATCCAGAAGTGTCTGAAGAAgatatcgaaattttcgatatagtTATCAACAGCTTCACAGGCAGTAGGTACGAAATCAAGGTGACATCTGTTGATACTGTTCAAAATATCAAAGAAACATTGGATAAAGCTTGGAATATACCAGAATCAGAAAGTATACTAATTTTTAATGAACAAGAGTTGAAAGACCAAGAGGTCCTTAGTGATATTGGCATCCAAAATGGTTCTAGCCTTTATTTGGTGTTGAAGATGGCTGGAGGGCCTATAAGCATTGGGGGGAAAATATACAGTGCAGGTGTGAAGAATTTGAAGGATGCAGTTGAGCGAACAAA GAAGACCCTAGGCAAGAAGTACTCAGCAGGATGTAGAGTTCTTGTGCTACTCTACAAAGATCAAGAAGGTAATCATAATATCATGAAGGTTTTTGATGAGAATGAGAGTGACAAAGTGACGCCTGAAGATGAAATTGAGGATCCTTTTAAATGCCAAAGACACTTGACTCCCACTTCCAAGTCTGCATGGAAGCAGGACATGCATTCCCAGCAAGTTTCCAAAGAAGATCTAGATATCCTGGAATCATTGCATGAGGAGATGAGGATGAAATTGAAAGTCACAGAAGTTAGGAAACAGATGAAAGAAGCAGCTGAGCGGAGGAAGTTGAGAAAACTACTTAGagacatcaaaatgaataaaaaattattcaaggatGAAAATTCATCATGCGAAGGAAGCTCTTATATAAAATTGGTGGATAATCCATGCTTAAAAGGAAACAAAGAGTACTCTGATTTCATGAAATACTACAATGATAAGTGGTGTCATGCCCCTGATAAGAGTTATGAGCAGCTCAACTCAAGAATTGATCAAACTAAAAGATACCAGTCGCTTATGGCTGTCCAGAATGAACAACAATCTTTGAGG cATTTATTTCAGGAAGGAAACGTTAACAGGAGTCACTATATCCTCATGAAAAGACCCCTACAGGACTCGAGGACCAAACTTTCTGGAGAGTACGAGCACAATAAACGTGATGAGGATAAAAGTCTAGCTTCCACATTGGGAGAATCGAACTTTGCGGTAGACGAGATATTGCAACAGTCTTTGAACGATGTTTCTACTAATCCTACGTCGTCCACCCTCAGCGACTATGGGTCTTACGTGTCTAAACCTAGCCTAGAAGCTGGCAATAGACGTAGGTTGACCGCTAGGCCAAATCACCGTAGCGCCATGTTCCAAGCTGAAAAACCCGCGTTCTTGGGCACGAGAGAAATATGCAGAGAACCTACCAAGATTTTGGGCCGCTCCTCGCCCTCGTCGCCAATTTGGCAACAAACTTCAACATCTTTGAGCGCTTCGCCTTACGATGCGGGTTATCGGCGAATGACGTCGGTGGAGGATGAAGGTCTAGTGACGGATCTGGACGATCCAGAAGTGCCTGAAAGAACCAGGCACGTCAGGGAGTTGCCTCCTGTCGTGGTGGAGAGGAGGAATAAGTGCGCTGTTTGTAACAGAAGGCTGAACATCGTGAATAGATTCGATTGTAG GTGTGGTAAAATATATTGCCCCCAACACAGGTATGCCGAATCGCATAACTGCAATTTTGATTACAGGGAGAAAGGAAGAGAAACAATAACTAAACAAAATCCACGGATAGTaggtgaaaaaattaaaaaaatatga